Proteins encoded in a region of the Streptomyces sp. PCS3-D2 genome:
- a CDS encoding aldehyde dehydrogenase family protein, whose amino-acid sequence MKAQDGMYIDGAWRPAVGTGRIDVVNPADGQVIAQVPAGTEEDVDAAVRAARAALPLWSATPPAERAALIGALRDALQARKAELTETVTSELGAPLPFAKAVHVGSSIAVVSTYVELAASYSFEERIGNSTVLMEPVGVVGAITPWNYPLYQVVAKVAPALAAGCTLVLKPAEDTPLTAQLFAEAVHEAGIPAGVFNLVTGTGPVAGQALAAHEGVDFVSFTGSTAVGKQVGATAGAAVKRVALELGGKSANVILPGADLPRAVAAGVGHVMNNTGQSCNALTRMLVHRDQYEEAVSLAVAAVADHPTGDPRAAGTRVGPVVNAKQYERVRGFIAKGVEEGARLVAGGPEAPHEQGYFISPTVFADVTPDMAIAQEEIFGPVLSILAYEDEEEALRIANGTVYGLGGAVWAADEETAAAFARRMDTGQVDINGGRYNILAPFGGHKQSGVGRELGPHGLAEYLQTKSLQF is encoded by the coding sequence ATGAAGGCCCAGGACGGGATGTACATCGACGGCGCATGGCGGCCTGCCGTCGGGACCGGCCGGATCGACGTCGTCAACCCGGCCGACGGCCAGGTCATCGCCCAGGTCCCGGCCGGCACCGAAGAGGACGTGGACGCGGCCGTGCGCGCCGCCCGCGCGGCCCTGCCCCTCTGGTCGGCCACGCCTCCCGCCGAGCGGGCCGCCCTGATCGGCGCGCTCCGTGACGCGCTCCAGGCCCGCAAGGCCGAGCTGACCGAGACCGTCACCTCCGAACTCGGCGCCCCGCTGCCCTTCGCCAAGGCCGTCCACGTCGGTTCGTCGATCGCCGTGGTCTCCACCTACGTCGAGCTCGCCGCCTCGTACTCCTTCGAGGAGCGCATCGGGAACTCCACCGTCCTCATGGAGCCGGTCGGTGTGGTCGGGGCCATCACGCCCTGGAACTATCCGCTGTACCAGGTCGTTGCAAAGGTGGCGCCCGCTCTCGCCGCCGGCTGCACCCTCGTCCTGAAGCCGGCGGAGGACACCCCGCTGACCGCGCAGCTCTTCGCCGAAGCCGTGCACGAGGCGGGGATCCCGGCCGGAGTCTTCAACCTGGTGACCGGCACCGGCCCCGTCGCCGGCCAGGCCCTGGCCGCCCACGAGGGAGTCGACTTCGTCTCGTTCACCGGCTCGACCGCCGTCGGCAAGCAGGTCGGCGCCACGGCCGGCGCCGCCGTCAAGCGCGTCGCCCTCGAACTGGGCGGCAAGTCGGCGAACGTCATCCTGCCCGGGGCCGACCTGCCCAGGGCCGTCGCGGCGGGCGTCGGCCACGTCATGAACAACACCGGCCAGAGCTGCAACGCGCTCACCCGGATGCTCGTCCACCGGGACCAGTACGAGGAGGCCGTCTCGCTCGCGGTCGCCGCCGTGGCCGACCACCCCACCGGCGACCCGCGCGCGGCGGGCACCCGCGTCGGCCCCGTCGTCAACGCCAAGCAGTACGAGCGCGTCCGCGGTTTCATCGCCAAGGGCGTGGAGGAGGGCGCGCGCCTGGTCGCGGGCGGACCGGAAGCGCCGCACGAGCAGGGCTACTTCATCTCCCCGACCGTGTTCGCCGACGTCACCCCCGACATGGCCATCGCCCAGGAGGAGATCTTCGGCCCCGTGCTGTCGATTCTGGCCTACGAGGACGAGGAGGAGGCCCTGCGCATCGCCAACGGCACCGTCTACGGCCTGGGCGGCGCCGTCTGGGCAGCGGACGAGGAGACCGCCGCCGCCTTCGCTCGCCGCATGGACACCGGGCAGGTGGACATCAACGGCGGGCGCTACAACATCCTCGCGCCCTTCGGCGGTCACAAGCAGTCGGGTGTCGGCCGCGAGCTGGGCCCGCACGGCCTGGCCGAGTACCTCCAGACCAAGTCCCTGCAGTTCTGA
- a CDS encoding zinc-binding dehydrogenase, with the protein MVRAAILPAVGAPLETREIVLPDPGPGQVRVRLAAAGVCHSDLSLSDGTMRVPVPAVLGHEGAGTVLAVGEGVTHVAPGDGVVLNWAPSCGKCHHCGIGEVWLCATALAGVGDVHAHDAAGVALHPGLNVAAFAEETVVAANCVLPAPAGIPLAEAALLGCAVLTGYGAVHHSAQVRPGESVAVFGVGGVGLAALQAARIAQAGRVVAVDVSPAKEELARAAGATEFVLASDTTAQQIRALTGGHGADVAVECVGRAETIRGAWESTRRGGRTTVVGIGGKEQRVTFHALEIFHFARTLTGCVYGNSDPARDLPVIAEHVRAGRFDLGAMVTDRITLDDIPAAFDAMLAGTGGRSLVVF; encoded by the coding sequence ATGGTCCGCGCCGCCATCCTGCCCGCCGTCGGAGCACCGCTGGAGACCAGGGAGATCGTGCTGCCCGATCCCGGTCCCGGGCAGGTCCGCGTCAGATTGGCCGCGGCCGGCGTCTGCCACTCCGACCTGTCGCTCTCCGACGGCACCATGCGGGTCCCGGTGCCCGCCGTCCTCGGCCACGAGGGCGCGGGCACGGTCCTCGCCGTCGGGGAGGGCGTCACCCACGTCGCTCCCGGCGACGGCGTCGTGCTCAACTGGGCTCCGTCGTGCGGGAAGTGCCACCATTGCGGCATCGGCGAGGTCTGGCTCTGCGCGACCGCACTCGCCGGGGTCGGGGACGTCCACGCGCACGACGCCGCGGGCGTCGCACTGCATCCCGGGCTGAACGTGGCCGCGTTCGCCGAGGAGACCGTCGTCGCGGCCAACTGCGTGCTGCCCGCACCCGCGGGCATCCCGCTCGCCGAGGCCGCCCTGCTCGGTTGCGCCGTCCTCACCGGCTACGGGGCCGTCCACCACAGCGCCCAGGTCCGTCCGGGCGAGTCGGTCGCCGTCTTCGGCGTCGGCGGAGTCGGCCTGGCCGCGCTCCAGGCCGCGCGGATCGCGCAGGCGGGCCGGGTCGTCGCCGTCGACGTGTCACCGGCCAAGGAGGAGCTGGCACGCGCGGCCGGAGCCACCGAGTTCGTGCTCGCCTCGGACACCACGGCCCAGCAGATCCGTGCGCTCACGGGCGGGCACGGTGCGGACGTCGCCGTCGAGTGCGTCGGCCGGGCCGAGACCATCCGCGGGGCCTGGGAGTCGACCCGCCGCGGCGGTCGCACCACGGTCGTCGGCATCGGCGGCAAGGAACAGCGGGTCACCTTCCACGCGCTGGAGATCTTCCACTTCGCCCGCACCCTCACCGGTTGCGTCTACGGCAACAGCGACCCGGCGCGCGACCTCCCGGTGATCGCCGAGCACGTCCGCGCGGGCCGCTTCGACCTGGGCGCCATGGTGACCGACCGGATCACCCTCGACGACATTCCGGCCGCGTTCGATGCCATGCTCGCGGGCACGGGCGGTCGCTCGCTCGTCGTCTTCTAG
- a CDS encoding TetR/AcrR family transcriptional regulator produces the protein MARPRKPLLSRDRIVEAAGALVDAEGLEAVSTRRLAAALGVSGPSLYNHFRTKDEILDAVADAVSSRVDLSMFDGGTDWRASLQAWAHSYRDALADHPHIVPVLARGPGRRPAGLRVADAVFGAMTEAGWPAAQATRIGALMRYFILGSAVGSFARGFVDDRAAYDPADYPHLGQAHLLAERQREVDEGAFETGLQALLDGLALQYEALTQASRGG, from the coding sequence ATGGCCAGACCGCGCAAGCCCCTTCTCAGCCGGGACCGGATCGTCGAGGCGGCCGGGGCGCTGGTCGACGCGGAGGGGCTGGAGGCGGTGTCGACCCGGCGGCTGGCGGCCGCCCTCGGGGTCAGCGGCCCCTCCCTCTACAACCACTTCCGCACCAAGGACGAGATCCTGGACGCGGTGGCCGACGCGGTGAGCTCGCGGGTCGACCTGTCGATGTTCGACGGGGGGACCGACTGGCGGGCGTCCCTGCAGGCGTGGGCGCATTCGTACCGGGACGCCCTCGCGGACCATCCCCACATCGTGCCGGTGCTGGCACGCGGGCCCGGGCGCCGTCCGGCCGGGCTGCGGGTCGCGGACGCCGTATTCGGCGCCATGACGGAAGCGGGGTGGCCGGCTGCGCAGGCCACCCGGATCGGCGCGCTCATGCGGTACTTCATCCTGGGCTCGGCGGTGGGGTCCTTCGCCCGGGGCTTCGTGGACGACCGCGCGGCCTACGACCCGGCCGACTACCCGCACCTGGGCCAGGCGCACCTGCTGGCCGAGCGGCAGCGCGAGGTGGACGAGGGCGCGTTCGAGACGGGCCTGCAGGCACTGCTGGACGGACTGGCCCTGCAGTACGAGGCGCTGACGCAGGCGAGCCGCGGCGGCTGA
- a CDS encoding acyl-CoA dehydrogenase family protein gives MNLELSEEQSAVRRLAREFTEREIVPHAAEWDRAESVDRAIVKKLGALGFLGLTVPEEYGGSGGDHLSYALVTEELGRGDSAVRGIVSVSLGLVAKTVAAWGTEEQKRTWLPGLCSGDALGCFGLTEPGTGSDAANLTTRAVREGDSYVLHGTKTFISNGTWADVVILFARTGEEPGHRGVCAFLVPTGTPGLTRREIRGKLGLRGQATSELVLDGVRVPASAMLGPADKGFSVAMSALAKGRMSVAAGCVGIAQAALDAAVSYAAHREQFGKPIAHHQLVQELIADISVDVDAARLLTWRVADLVDRGRPFATESSTAKLFASEAAVRAAGNALQVHGGYGYIDEYPTGKLLRDARVATLYEGTSQIQKLLIGRARTGVSAF, from the coding sequence GTGAACCTGGAGCTCAGCGAGGAGCAGAGCGCCGTACGCCGTCTCGCCCGCGAGTTCACCGAGCGCGAGATCGTCCCCCACGCCGCCGAGTGGGACCGTGCCGAGAGCGTGGACCGGGCCATCGTGAAGAAGCTGGGCGCGCTCGGGTTCCTCGGCCTGACCGTCCCCGAGGAGTACGGAGGCTCGGGCGGCGACCACCTCTCCTACGCCCTCGTCACCGAGGAACTGGGCCGCGGTGACTCCGCGGTGCGCGGTATCGTCTCCGTCTCCCTCGGCCTGGTCGCCAAGACCGTCGCTGCCTGGGGCACCGAGGAACAGAAGCGGACCTGGCTGCCCGGCCTGTGCTCCGGCGACGCACTCGGCTGCTTCGGGCTGACCGAGCCCGGTACCGGTTCCGACGCCGCGAACCTCACCACCCGGGCCGTGCGCGAGGGCGACTCGTACGTCCTGCACGGGACCAAGACGTTCATCAGCAACGGCACCTGGGCCGACGTCGTGATCCTCTTCGCCCGCACCGGCGAGGAGCCGGGCCACCGCGGCGTCTGCGCCTTTCTCGTCCCCACCGGCACGCCCGGGCTGACGCGCCGCGAGATCCGCGGCAAGCTCGGCCTGCGCGGCCAGGCCACCTCCGAACTGGTCCTCGACGGCGTCCGCGTGCCCGCCTCCGCGATGCTCGGCCCGGCGGACAAGGGCTTCTCGGTGGCCATGTCGGCACTTGCCAAGGGCCGCATGTCGGTCGCCGCGGGCTGCGTCGGTATCGCGCAGGCCGCACTGGACGCGGCCGTCTCGTACGCCGCTCACCGCGAGCAGTTCGGCAAACCCATCGCCCACCACCAGCTGGTCCAGGAGCTCATCGCCGACATCTCGGTCGATGTGGACGCGGCTCGGCTGCTGACCTGGCGTGTCGCCGACCTCGTCGACCGAGGGCGGCCCTTCGCCACCGAGTCCTCCACCGCGAAGCTCTTCGCCTCCGAGGCTGCCGTGCGTGCCGCGGGCAACGCCCTCCAGGTGCACGGCGGTTACGGCTACATCGACGAGTACCCGACCGGCAAGCTGCTCCGTGACGCCCGCGTGGCGACCCTGTACGAGGGCACCAGCCAGATCCAGAAACTCCTCATCGGACGTGCCCGCACCGGGGTTTCCGCCTTCTGA
- a CDS encoding YiaA/YiaB family inner membrane protein, giving the protein MNETPVKQQSTGAYYGQAVASFAVALVAVAVGIYRLEADGWVRAFLGIAVLYLTTSAFTLAKVIRDRQEVTQIVSRVDQARMEKMMAEYDPFAPK; this is encoded by the coding sequence ATGAACGAGACACCGGTCAAGCAGCAGAGCACGGGGGCGTACTACGGACAGGCCGTCGCCTCCTTCGCCGTCGCCCTCGTGGCCGTGGCCGTGGGGATCTACCGCCTGGAGGCGGACGGCTGGGTCCGCGCCTTCCTCGGGATCGCGGTCCTCTACCTCACCACCTCGGCCTTCACGCTCGCCAAGGTGATCCGCGACCGCCAGGAGGTCACACAGATCGTCAGCCGCGTGGACCAGGCAAGAATGGAGAAGATGATGGCCGAGTACGACCCCTTCGCTCCAAAGTAA
- a CDS encoding TetR/AcrR family transcriptional regulator, giving the protein MDSAEDTADGYRPWSEVTPDAARRLLVAAVAAFAERGYHATTTRDIAGRAGMSPAALYIHYKTKEELLHRISRIGHDKALEILTTAADGPGCAAERLDAAVRSFVRWHAAHHTTARVVQYELDALAPEHRSEIVALRRQSDAAVRRILADGVAAGEFAVPDVPGTTLAVLSLCIDVARWFNTEGRRTPDEVGALYADLVLRMVGARPDPRVR; this is encoded by the coding sequence ATGGACAGCGCGGAGGACACGGCCGACGGCTACCGGCCGTGGTCCGAGGTCACCCCGGACGCCGCACGGCGGCTGCTCGTCGCCGCCGTCGCCGCCTTCGCCGAGCGCGGTTACCACGCCACCACCACGCGTGACATCGCGGGCCGCGCCGGCATGAGCCCGGCCGCGCTCTACATCCACTACAAGACCAAAGAGGAACTGCTCCACCGGATCAGCCGCATCGGGCACGACAAGGCGCTGGAGATCCTCACCACCGCCGCCGACGGCCCGGGCTGCGCCGCCGAGCGCCTCGACGCCGCCGTGCGGTCCTTCGTGCGGTGGCACGCCGCGCACCACACCACCGCTCGCGTGGTCCAGTACGAGCTCGACGCCCTGGCTCCCGAGCACCGCTCCGAGATCGTGGCGCTGCGGCGGCAGAGCGACGCCGCCGTGCGCCGCATCCTGGCCGACGGTGTCGCGGCGGGGGAGTTCGCCGTCCCCGACGTGCCGGGCACGACCCTCGCCGTGCTGTCGCTGTGCATCGACGTGGCCCGCTGGTTCAACACGGAGGGACGCCGGACGCCCGACGAGGTCGGCGCACTCTACGCCGACCTCGTCCTGCGCATGGTCGGCGCGCGGCCGGACCCCCGGGTGCGGTAG
- a CDS encoding MaoC family dehydratase, producing MAEPRVFTSADELRAGIGERLGPSGWLEVDQKRIDLFADATGDHQWIHVDPERAATGPFGSTIAHGYLTLSLLPSLVPQLMRVDGMRMGLNYGTNKVRFPATVPVGSRLRATAVITEVAEAGGGVQVTATVTVEREGGEKPVCVAESVSRYYF from the coding sequence ATGGCCGAGCCGAGGGTCTTCACGTCCGCCGACGAGCTGCGCGCCGGGATCGGCGAACGGCTCGGCCCGAGCGGGTGGCTGGAGGTGGACCAGAAGCGGATCGACCTTTTCGCGGACGCGACCGGCGACCACCAGTGGATCCACGTGGACCCGGAGCGCGCGGCGACCGGACCCTTCGGTTCCACGATCGCGCACGGCTATCTGACGCTGTCCCTGCTGCCCAGCCTGGTTCCCCAGCTGATGCGGGTCGACGGCATGCGGATGGGCCTCAACTACGGTACGAACAAGGTGCGTTTCCCGGCGACGGTGCCGGTCGGCTCACGGCTGCGCGCCACCGCCGTGATCACGGAGGTCGCCGAGGCCGGCGGCGGCGTACAGGTCACCGCCACGGTGACCGTGGAACGCGAGGGCGGCGAGAAGCCGGTGTGCGTCGCGGAGTCGGTGTCACGCTACTACTTCTGA
- the soxR gene encoding redox-sensitive transcriptional activator SoxR translates to MPQIPEKIHELTVGQLSARSGAAVSALRFYEAKGLISSRRTAGNQRRYTRDALRRVAFVRAAQRVGIPLASIREALAQLPEERTPNREDWARLSEAWRAELDGRIGRLTRLRDHLTDCIGCGCLSMETCALSNPDDVFGERLTGSRL, encoded by the coding sequence GTGCCGCAGATTCCCGAGAAAATCCACGAACTCACCGTCGGCCAGCTGTCCGCCCGGAGCGGCGCCGCCGTCTCCGCGCTCCGCTTCTACGAGGCCAAGGGGCTGATCAGCAGCCGTCGCACCGCCGGCAACCAGCGCCGCTACACCCGTGACGCGCTGCGCCGGGTGGCCTTCGTCCGTGCGGCCCAGCGGGTGGGCATCCCGCTCGCCAGCATCCGCGAGGCGCTCGCGCAGCTCCCCGAGGAGCGCACCCCCAACCGTGAGGACTGGGCCCGCCTGTCCGAGGCCTGGCGCGCCGAGCTCGACGGAAGGATCGGTCGACTCACCCGCCTGCGCGACCACCTGACGGACTGCATCGGCTGCGGCTGCCTCTCGATGGAGACCTGCGCCCTGTCCAACCCCGACGACGTCTTCGGCGAACGGCTCACCGGCTCGCGGCTCTGA
- a CDS encoding 3-keto-5-aminohexanoate cleavage protein codes for MVALNGSRCAGDGPAVPMSPQDLTESAVRAVAAGAGEVLVHPRTPCGRESLSPRVVGPVLEALRGAGVGVPLAVPAGIAAEADPAERLARVGAWTVLPDRAVVHFADPGAAGLAEALLARGVGVDAVAPLGLRAGPEPLERLRAWLARSPGGRGGGVRVVAEITSGHQDGPATGPALPAGLRGLPPETLLLFGRDGASWPALRLAARCGTAARTGVGDVLHLPDGRPARSNAELVSAARELLPRNHGPEPHAPGGRPADQAGLTAPDHAP; via the coding sequence GTGGTGGCACTGAACGGCTCGCGCTGCGCCGGTGACGGCCCTGCCGTGCCCATGTCGCCGCAGGATCTGACGGAGTCGGCGGTGCGGGCGGTCGCCGCCGGGGCGGGCGAGGTGCTCGTGCACCCGCGGACGCCGTGCGGGCGGGAGAGTCTCTCGCCTCGGGTGGTCGGGCCGGTGTTGGAGGCACTGCGGGGCGCGGGGGTGGGCGTACCGCTGGCGGTGCCGGCGGGGATCGCGGCCGAGGCGGATCCGGCGGAGCGGCTGGCGCGGGTCGGCGCCTGGACGGTGCTGCCGGACCGGGCGGTGGTCCACTTCGCGGACCCGGGGGCCGCCGGGCTCGCCGAGGCGCTGCTGGCGCGGGGCGTCGGGGTGGACGCGGTGGCCCCGCTGGGCCTGCGGGCCGGTCCGGAGCCGCTGGAGCGGCTGCGGGCCTGGCTGGCACGGAGCCCGGGCGGCCGCGGGGGCGGGGTCCGGGTGGTGGCCGAGATCACCTCGGGGCATCAGGACGGGCCGGCGACCGGGCCCGCCCTGCCGGCCGGTCTGCGCGGACTGCCCCCGGAGACGCTCCTGCTGTTCGGCCGGGACGGCGCCTCGTGGCCGGCGCTGCGGCTGGCTGCCCGGTGCGGTACGGCTGCACGTACCGGCGTAGGGGACGTCCTCCACCTGCCGGACGGGCGGCCGGCCCGGTCGAATGCCGAACTGGTGTCGGCGGCCAGGGAGTTGCTGCCAAGAAACCACGGCCCGGAACCACATGCCCCTGGCGGGCGCCCTGCCGACCAGGCCGGGCTCACAGCGCCGGACCACGCTCCTTGA